TTCTCAAAACATTATTGATCTTTGTCGACAACAACTTCACCGATCTGAACAGCGTTCTCCTACTCTTAAGCCATCAAATCATAGTGGTAGTAACTGACAAGTGAACTCACAACCTAAAACAAGAAATGAATTTGTATAGTTTTtgagttaatattttatactttacTAATAAAGCTTCTTTCCGGGAAAAAAGATGAGTCATCTCAAAGCCTATATTAGTAACGTCTTGGTTTATGgtatataaaaagtttaaaaataattgatttgtCTACATCACCAAAGTACACTTATCTTTTCCGTCGCACATTCGTTTAAAATTCCAAGGTTAAGCGTATTTGAACTGGAGTAGTGTAAGATTGGGTAAGCTATTGAAAAATGATTTGCGATACCGTATAAGTGAGGTCAAAGCACGGGAAAAAGTCATATTGTGATTGCAGGATCAATAAACAATGATTCCAAACCTTCAAAAATTAATACACCGTTTGTCGGATGGGATGAGTCACAGACCGAGTGAGCGGTcatgggtggcccattagccgtaAACGGTCGGGCATTACAATATTCTTCTGTAGaactttttcttttaatgaTATGGCTTTGCCCCGGTTCGAACCGAAGACCTTCTGTGTTAGAATGACGTGACAACCAACTACACCACGAAACAATTGTGGATTGCTAGTAAGAGTTTTACAATAGTTGTACTTTTCTATCCACAGTCCCTTCTGCCTTGTGGATTGTCTTCCCCTTCTCTCTCGCAACAACTCTATTTTCTCACAACTCTTGCTCATATCTCCAGCTCTCTGATCACCATGAGCAAGGGACCGGAACTATTCACCGACATCTACAAATGGCAAAAGGTGTATCTTCAATTCTCCACCTCCGCAAGTTCTGATTCCGAAGATATGTCATGATAGGCCGGTGCTTTACTTTGTGACTCGCATTTCTTTTTCCGTTTCTCGACAAGGAGAAATTTGGAATTATATGATGAACTGATTTTTGATGTTACATTTACGGTACGATTTAGAATGCATGCTGTGTCGGACGTTAGTTACTGTTATTGTATGCAGTTGATCACTTGACGAGTGCTAAAGATAAGGTGAACAGTAATGCTGAGCTTGGAACTCTTCTCAAGCGTGAGGTCTTTCCAAAATCGAGACCAATATAGTACCAAAAACTTTGGGGTTTTACAATGGACACTAATCTTTTTCTTACTTCGCAAGTTCTAAGCCGAATAGATTCCAAGAAATGAATTTGATTGGTTGTCGGGAGTGTTTTTTTACTTCACAAGATAATAGTTTCAGATAAAATGATACGAAAATAAATCGCACAgctattagcaaaaaaaaactatcccAAAAATACGAAAATGAAttctaaaccacaaacaaaCGACTCGAAGAATCAATTCAATTTTTCGTAGTACAAGCACTTCACTAAATACGCATCACGTAATCACTAAATCTCTAGCACATCAATCCCAACCACAATCAAGAGAGCAAATATTCATGTAAAAAGCATCAAACATTAGATAATGGCTAAAAGAGTCAAACTCATAATCCAAATTGAAATGAAATGATCCTTACTCATGTCCGCAAACATTCGACagaacaaaatttaaaacacaaaagtacTGCTTGTgattaaaacttaaaaagataaaaacacCTTACTCAATCAACTCTTTGATTAATCAACGTTCTGCATAACATCCTCAGCAGTAAACTTGGTTCCCTTGTCCTTATCCGCAGCAGCACGTCCCTTGGCCTTCCTCTCCAAAAGCGACTTCCTGTCCTTATCAAGACGAAGCTTTGTAATCACTACTTTCGAAGGCTGAACTCCGACATTGACGGTGGTTCCGTTCACCTTCTCCCTCGTGATCCTCTCGATGTGAATCACCCACTTGCGACGGTACACCTGCACAACCTTTCCTTCACGTCCCTTGTAGGTACCGCGAACGATCTGAACCTCGTCGTCTTTGCGGATAGGCATGGATCTGACGTTATACTTCTGGCGAAGGTCAGTGGAGAGAGGTGAGCTCATGATGACGCGTCTCTCGCTCGATGAGGCTGTGAAGTGAGCCTTCCTGTTCTTCCTGCGAGAGGAGGTGACTCTTGGGTTGTACTTCATCTTCGCCGCCGGGTTTGAGGAATGGGGAAGTGAAGGTTA
The Brassica napus cultivar Da-Ae chromosome A1, Da-Ae, whole genome shotgun sequence DNA segment above includes these coding regions:
- the LOC106448068 gene encoding 60S ribosomal protein L26-1, translating into MKYNPRVTSSRRKNRKAHFTASSSERRVIMSSPLSTDLRQKYNVRSMPIRKDDEVQIVRGTYKGREGKVVQVYRRKWVIHIERITREKVNGTTVNVGVQPSKVVITKLRLDKDRKSLLERKAKGRAAADKDKGTKFTAEDVMQNVD